In one window of Peptococcaceae bacterium DNA:
- the tmk gene encoding dTMP kinase yields MTAKGKFIVLEGVDGSGISTQAGCLREWMGKNEVSFGRTYFTKEPTDGPVGSLIRLALAKRLKPLDERVMALLFAADRMDHLCCGGENEQKEGIISLLKKGFNVVSDRYYLSSFAYQSLQVELEWLRQINSHCLKPDLTILLEVPVEEAAQRRYKSRIHEELYERTDYLTKIGANYAATARLLQSEGENIVVINGSRNQEQVFEDIKKAISALFS; encoded by the coding sequence ATGACTGCAAAAGGAAAATTTATTGTCCTGGAAGGCGTGGATGGTTCGGGAATCTCTACCCAGGCCGGCTGCCTGCGGGAATGGATGGGAAAAAACGAGGTCTCTTTCGGGCGCACCTATTTCACCAAAGAACCGACCGACGGGCCGGTGGGCAGTTTGATTCGCCTGGCGCTGGCCAAACGCTTGAAACCCCTGGATGAAAGAGTGATGGCCCTGCTCTTTGCCGCCGACAGGATGGATCACCTTTGCTGCGGCGGCGAAAACGAGCAGAAGGAGGGTATAATATCCCTCCTGAAAAAAGGGTTCAACGTTGTATCCGACAGGTACTACCTGTCCTCCTTCGCCTACCAGTCTCTGCAAGTGGAACTGGAATGGCTCCGGCAGATTAATTCCCATTGTCTAAAACCAGACCTGACCATTCTTCTCGAAGTCCCCGTGGAGGAGGCCGCCCAGCGGAGGTATAAATCCCGCATCCACGAGGAATTGTACGAAAGAACAGATTACCTGACCAAAATCGGCGCAAACTATGCGGCGACAGCCAGGCTTCTCCAATCGGAAGGTGAAAACATAGTGGTAATTAACGGTTCTCGTAATCAAGAGCAGGTTTTCGAAGACATCAAAAAAGCCATCTCCGCTTTATTCTCCTGA
- a CDS encoding SOS response-associated peptidase: MCGRFTTTIDREQIERYFKIARVDGEYAPLYNAAPAQNIPVVLEDGARRLAFYRWGLVPSWAKDPAVGNRLINARAETLLEKPSFRRSFLQRRCLVPADGFFEWKKEGANKTPYRIIMKDGSPFGMAGLWEVWSPPGQEPLYTCAIITTGANSLLRGIHERMPVILTPENYDLWLDPAVQSPVLLNRLLAPYPAELMDFYAVSPLVNSPLYNTPEAIKPV, translated from the coding sequence ATGTGCGGCCGGTTTACCACGACCATCGACCGGGAACAGATAGAGCGTTACTTCAAGATTGCAAGAGTCGACGGCGAATACGCCCCGCTATATAATGCCGCCCCTGCCCAGAATATCCCGGTCGTGCTGGAAGATGGAGCGAGAAGACTGGCCTTTTACCGCTGGGGCCTTGTCCCTTCCTGGGCCAAAGACCCTGCTGTCGGGAACAGATTGATCAACGCGCGGGCCGAAACCCTGCTGGAAAAGCCAAGCTTCCGGCGCTCATTCCTCCAGAGGCGCTGTCTCGTGCCTGCCGACGGTTTCTTTGAATGGAAAAAAGAGGGGGCCAATAAAACACCTTACCGCATCATCATGAAAGACGGGTCGCCTTTCGGCATGGCCGGCCTCTGGGAGGTCTGGTCTCCTCCCGGGCAAGAGCCGCTGTACACCTGCGCCATCATTACGACAGGGGCCAATTCCCTCCTCCGCGGCATCCACGAGCGGATGCCCGTAATTCTTACCCCCGAAAACTATGACCTCTGGCTCGACCCGGCCGTTCAAAGCCCGGTCCTCTTAAACCGGCTGCTTGCGCCTTACCCCGCGGAACTGATGGACTTTTACGCCGTATCCCCGCTGGTCAATTCTCCGCTCTACAATACGCCCGAGGCCATCAAACCGGTTTGA
- a CDS encoding Do family serine endopeptidase — MERLRVNKLLVVYTLLIFLGGVLFTGAVIAVKGYDVPWVAARPALAETQQPESAPSQDASAFFGADAIQKIVERAGPAVVKIETTAKSSGDGANPFFNDPFFRQFFGDSFRINPQPRIQQGLGSGFIISTDGYILTNNHVVEGADEVKVYLTSRPEPYDAKVVGSDAELDLAVLKIEAGSELPILKLGDSNKTKVGNWVIAIGNPYGLDHTVTVGVISAKGRPINIDGNEYKDLIQTDASINPGNSGGPLLNLDGEVVGINTAINAQAQGIGFAIPSSTVMQVLDQLLEKGKVVRPWLGIYMQPLTEDLAKYFGLNNTEGALVGAVQEGSPADKAGLKRGDIILEFNKTKIASPQDLQKAVSESKVGDKVVLLVHRNKATIYVTVTIGERK; from the coding sequence ATGGAACGCTTGCGTGTTAACAAATTGCTTGTTGTCTACACTCTCCTTATTTTTCTAGGGGGCGTTTTGTTTACGGGGGCAGTCATAGCCGTGAAAGGTTATGATGTTCCCTGGGTCGCTGCGCGGCCTGCTTTGGCCGAAACGCAGCAGCCTGAAAGCGCGCCTTCTCAGGACGCCTCAGCATTCTTCGGGGCTGATGCCATTCAAAAAATTGTGGAAAGAGCTGGCCCGGCTGTCGTTAAAATAGAAACTACCGCCAAAAGCAGCGGGGACGGCGCCAATCCGTTTTTCAACGACCCGTTTTTCCGGCAGTTTTTTGGCGACAGCTTCCGGATCAACCCGCAGCCCCGTATCCAGCAAGGATTAGGGTCCGGGTTCATCATCTCGACAGACGGCTATATTCTGACCAACAACCATGTGGTGGAGGGCGCCGACGAGGTGAAGGTCTACCTGACCAGCCGGCCTGAACCCTATGATGCGAAAGTGGTGGGGTCCGATGCCGAACTTGACCTGGCCGTTTTGAAAATTGAGGCCGGTTCAGAACTGCCCATACTTAAACTGGGCGATTCCAATAAGACAAAAGTGGGGAACTGGGTAATTGCCATCGGAAACCCGTACGGCCTGGACCACACCGTGACGGTTGGGGTGATCAGCGCCAAGGGGAGACCTATTAACATCGATGGAAACGAATACAAAGACCTCATCCAGACAGATGCTTCCATCAACCCCGGTAACAGCGGCGGCCCGCTTTTGAACCTGGACGGAGAAGTAGTGGGAATCAATACGGCGATCAACGCCCAGGCTCAGGGCATAGGTTTTGCCATCCCCAGTTCAACGGTAATGCAGGTTCTTGACCAGCTGCTGGAAAAGGGAAAGGTGGTTCGCCCCTGGCTCGGTATATACATGCAGCCCTTAACGGAAGACCTGGCCAAGTACTTCGGGCTAAACAATACGGAAGGCGCGCTTGTAGGAGCGGTTCAGGAAGGGTCGCCCGCTGACAAGGCCGGCCTGAAAAGAGGGGACATAATTCTTGAATTCAATAAGACGAAAATAGCATCACCCCAAGACCTGCAGAAGGCGGTAAGCGAGTCAAAAGTCGGCGACAAGGTCGTTTTGCTGGTTCACCGGAATAAAGCCACCATTTATGTGACAGTGACAATTGGGGAAAGGAAATAA
- a CDS encoding bifunctional enoyl-CoA hydratase/phosphate acetyltransferase, translating to MRDFDEMQELARQVGPKKVAVVLAHDDVILKAVDHCKKRGIVKPVLIGDAQKLKEIARALEYCLDEDEVIDEADSGKAAVAAVDLINKGGADLIMKGKIQTADLIKAVLDRKTGIRAGRLLSQVNVHYSPVFNRFMFVSDAAINIAPALEQKVDICRNAITVAHALGIAEPKVAALTAHESVSEAMPATVDAHEIKMLNQRQVITEAVIDGPIALDVALDAAAAAKKGISSPIAGQVDILIAPNIEAANILTKAIIYFGQARNAGVVMGAKVPIILLSRSDNADTKINSMALGVVLSA from the coding sequence ATGCGTGATTTTGATGAAATGCAGGAACTCGCCCGGCAGGTGGGGCCGAAAAAGGTTGCGGTGGTTCTGGCCCATGACGACGTTATCCTTAAAGCGGTGGATCATTGTAAAAAGAGAGGGATCGTTAAACCTGTGCTGATCGGCGATGCGCAAAAATTGAAAGAAATAGCCAGGGCGCTTGAATACTGCCTGGATGAAGATGAAGTTATCGACGAGGCGGACAGCGGCAAGGCCGCCGTGGCAGCAGTTGATTTAATAAACAAGGGCGGAGCGGATCTGATCATGAAAGGCAAGATACAGACTGCGGACCTGATCAAAGCCGTCCTGGACCGCAAAACAGGGATTAGGGCGGGCAGGCTGCTTAGCCAGGTGAATGTTCATTATTCTCCCGTTTTTAACCGGTTCATGTTCGTTTCCGATGCGGCGATCAACATCGCTCCCGCTCTTGAACAGAAAGTGGATATTTGCCGCAATGCCATTACTGTGGCTCATGCCCTGGGAATTGCCGAGCCGAAAGTCGCTGCCCTGACGGCGCATGAATCGGTCAGCGAGGCGATGCCGGCAACTGTCGACGCACACGAAATAAAAATGTTGAATCAACGCCAGGTGATAACAGAGGCGGTTATTGATGGACCAATCGCCTTGGATGTGGCCCTGGACGCCGCGGCAGCGGCCAAGAAAGGCATTTCTTCACCAATAGCGGGGCAGGTCGATATTCTTATTGCTCCTAATATCGAAGCGGCCAATATTTTGACCAAAGCAATCATTTATTTCGGCCAAGCCAGGAACGCAGGCGTTGTTATGGGCGCCAAGGTGCCGATCATTCTTCTTTCGCGTTCCGATAACGCCGATACGAAGATAAATTCCATGGCCCTAGGGGTAGTCTTGTCTGCTTGA
- a CDS encoding HAMP domain-containing histidine kinase translates to MPVRWRLTLWYTGLLLVILLVLGSAVYLLLDYSLTAEIDRNLENKADEVLKSTRVVGTLPFFLRQIVLPDVEVFAAPDVYLQVMAGNGEIAVKSQNLGNYTLPAPYNIKEELVREKKSFVTLSVQNEKLRMVVKPLLLGGELVGILQVARPLKPVTLALARLRGIIILGGFVSLFISLFLGWFMSGKVLKPIEDLTGEARAIGEEKDFRRRVKYEGPKDELGELAVTFNTMLESLEEAYGRLNASLLAQQRFVADASHELRTPLTSIQGNVDFLRKLCEEGRDIQLEKEVLSDIDSETRRLSRLVKELLTLARADAGFNLELSPVDIAPLLEDTVRQARYLVKGQVFETDLEEASGAVIKADADYFKQMLLIFFDNAFKYTPSGKRVLFSAKRRGEKLALVFEDEGQGIPPKDIPHLFERFYRAKESRTGEGTGLGLAIASWIAGQHHGEITVKSEYGRGSVFTILVPLLRLF, encoded by the coding sequence ATGCCTGTACGCTGGCGTTTAACTTTATGGTATACCGGGCTTTTGCTTGTTATTCTCCTGGTTTTGGGCAGCGCCGTCTATTTGCTCCTGGATTATTCCCTGACTGCCGAAATAGACCGGAACCTGGAAAACAAGGCGGACGAAGTCCTTAAATCGACCAGGGTTGTAGGCACACTGCCGTTTTTCCTGAGACAGATCGTCCTTCCGGATGTGGAGGTTTTTGCGGCTCCCGACGTCTACCTCCAGGTTATGGCCGGAAACGGGGAGATTGCCGTTAAATCCCAGAACCTCGGCAATTATACGCTTCCAGCCCCCTACAATATTAAGGAAGAACTGGTCAGGGAGAAAAAGAGCTTTGTCACCCTGAGCGTGCAAAACGAAAAATTGCGGATGGTGGTCAAACCGCTGCTTCTCGGCGGGGAACTTGTCGGCATCCTGCAGGTGGCCCGCCCTTTGAAGCCGGTCACGCTGGCCCTGGCCCGGCTGCGGGGGATAATAATCCTGGGAGGATTTGTTTCGCTCTTTATTTCGCTGTTCCTGGGATGGTTTATGTCGGGCAAGGTCTTGAAGCCTATTGAAGACCTGACCGGAGAGGCCAGGGCGATAGGCGAGGAGAAAGATTTCCGAAGGCGGGTAAAATATGAGGGGCCCAAAGATGAACTGGGAGAACTGGCGGTAACCTTCAATACCATGCTGGAGAGCCTGGAAGAGGCATACGGGCGTTTGAACGCTTCGCTGCTAGCGCAGCAGCGTTTTGTGGCTGACGCCTCCCACGAATTGAGAACACCGCTTACCTCCATCCAAGGCAACGTCGATTTCTTGCGCAAATTGTGCGAGGAAGGCCGGGACATCCAGTTGGAAAAGGAAGTGCTGTCGGATATTGATTCGGAAACAAGGCGGCTTTCGCGCCTGGTAAAGGAGCTTTTAACCCTGGCCAGGGCCGATGCCGGATTCAACTTGGAACTCTCGCCGGTGGATATTGCGCCGCTTTTGGAAGACACTGTAAGACAGGCGCGGTACCTGGTGAAGGGACAGGTATTTGAAACGGACCTGGAGGAGGCAAGCGGTGCGGTCATTAAAGCAGACGCCGATTATTTCAAGCAGATGCTTCTGATCTTTTTCGATAATGCTTTTAAGTACACGCCAAGCGGGAAAAGAGTATTGTTTTCGGCAAAAAGAAGGGGAGAAAAACTTGCCCTTGTTTTCGAGGACGAAGGGCAGGGTATACCCCCAAAAGATATACCGCACCTGTTTGAGAGGTTTTACCGGGCAAAAGAATCGCGGACAGGTGAGGGGACTGGCCTGGGATTGGCTATCGCCAGCTGGATTGCCGGTCAGCATCACGGGGAAATAACCGTGAAAAGCGAGTACGGCCGGGGGTCGGTTTTTACGATATTGGTCCCTCTTCTCAGGTTATTCTAA
- a CDS encoding M23 family metallopeptidase, whose translation MPVEGKITTEFGLIRYINNVESGRHSGLDIAAGRGTPVKAANSGTINLARKLNVTGNTVIIDHGLKLYSTYCHMDKILVKEGEEVKKGQVIGQVGSTGFSTGPHLHWNISIGSTFVNPWLFLDKDPLT comes from the coding sequence ATGCCGGTGGAAGGCAAGATTACCACGGAATTCGGTCTTATCCGCTATATCAACAACGTCGAATCCGGCCGCCACTCCGGCCTCGACATTGCCGCCGGCAGAGGAACGCCCGTCAAAGCGGCAAACAGCGGGACGATCAATCTGGCCCGGAAACTCAACGTCACCGGCAACACCGTCATCATCGACCACGGGCTAAAACTCTACAGCACGTACTGCCATATGGACAAAATCCTCGTCAAAGAGGGGGAAGAAGTGAAAAAGGGGCAGGTTATCGGGCAAGTCGGGTCAACGGGGTTTTCAACAGGCCCTCACCTTCACTGGAACATCAGCATTGGGAGCACCTTCGTCAACCCCTGGCTGTTTTTGGACAAAGACCCATTAACATAA
- a CDS encoding aspartate/glutamate racemase family protein, whose amino-acid sequence MARVFGGRTNYGEAIGIIMLETAFPRLPGDVGNASTFSFPVRYKVVKGASPQKVVKEADPALLQPFIEAARELEKEGVRAITTSCGFLAMFQREMADAVNVPVFSSSLLQVPLAYAVISKSQQVGILTARVQSLTERHFAGAGISGIPVVVAGMDDAPEFTGAFIDGKPDLDVEKCRQEMIEAAKGLKTKHPRVGAIVMECTNMPPFAKAVQEAVNLPVFDAVTLINYVYSVVVRHDYQGFM is encoded by the coding sequence ATGGCCAGGGTTTTTGGAGGCAGGACCAATTATGGTGAGGCCATAGGAATAATCATGCTGGAGACAGCCTTTCCCAGGTTGCCCGGCGATGTGGGAAATGCCAGCACCTTCTCTTTCCCTGTAAGGTATAAGGTGGTGAAAGGCGCGTCCCCGCAAAAGGTGGTGAAAGAGGCTGATCCCGCCCTGCTGCAGCCGTTTATTGAGGCTGCCAGGGAACTGGAAAAGGAAGGGGTAAGGGCTATTACCACCAGCTGCGGGTTTCTTGCCATGTTCCAACGGGAGATGGCCGACGCGGTGAACGTGCCGGTGTTCAGCTCCAGTCTGCTCCAGGTACCGCTGGCTTATGCCGTGATAAGTAAATCCCAGCAGGTTGGCATACTGACGGCCAGGGTGCAGTCCCTGACGGAAAGACATTTTGCCGGGGCGGGGATTTCCGGTATTCCTGTTGTTGTTGCCGGTATGGACGATGCCCCGGAGTTTACCGGCGCTTTCATTGACGGCAAGCCCGATCTTGACGTGGAAAAGTGCAGGCAGGAAATGATCGAGGCGGCCAAAGGGTTGAAGACAAAACATCCACGGGTTGGCGCCATCGTCATGGAATGCACCAACATGCCTCCTTTTGCCAAAGCCGTACAGGAAGCCGTAAACCTGCCTGTTTTTGACGCGGTCACGTTGATTAACTATGTATATTCGGTGGTTGTAAGGCATGATTACCAAGGGTTCATGTAA
- a CDS encoding YhcN/YlaJ family sporulation lipoprotein, producing the protein MNRKNVAFIILALVMAAFIIFSSAACSKLRRPGPVTPAPSPAQPAPARDSEEMAKARTIADKISAMKEINTATVVLADNKAWVGVDLKAGVANKLTNAVKNEITRLVKAEDKSVDTVYVTADADMVTRLKEIARDIAAGKPVSGFLDELNEIGRRITPSTK; encoded by the coding sequence ATGAACAGGAAAAATGTGGCTTTCATAATTCTAGCTTTGGTGATGGCGGCTTTCATCATTTTTTCATCGGCTGCCTGCAGCAAACTCAGGAGACCGGGACCGGTGACGCCGGCACCCTCGCCTGCTCAGCCGGCTCCTGCCCGTGACAGCGAGGAAATGGCAAAGGCCAGGACAATCGCGGATAAAATCAGCGCGATGAAAGAAATCAATACGGCCACGGTGGTTCTTGCCGACAATAAGGCCTGGGTGGGAGTGGACCTAAAAGCAGGTGTTGCCAATAAGCTCACCAACGCGGTAAAGAATGAAATAACGCGCCTGGTAAAAGCCGAGGATAAGTCGGTGGATACGGTTTATGTAACTGCCGACGCCGATATGGTGACACGCCTGAAGGAAATTGCGCGCGATATAGCCGCGGGCAAGCCGGTTTCAGGTTTTCTGGACGAGTTGAACGAGATCGGCCGGAGGATCACGCCGTCCACTAAATGA
- a CDS encoding response regulator transcription factor, which produces MFVLEANKILVIDDDPKIRSMLQRSLSYSGYRVFTAEDGIMGWDIAQKEKPDLIILDIMLPEMNGYEFCQHWKKFMDTPVLMLTARDEVKDRVRGLDCGADDYLVKPFALEELLARVRALLRRFRKNNGLQLKFGDLEVNPETYQVRRGGRDIELTAREFELLLLFMKHPGQVLTREKLMDSVWGYGYEGESNVLEVYIGYLRSKLEEAGEKRIIHTVRGVGYVLKE; this is translated from the coding sequence ATGTTTGTTTTGGAAGCGAATAAGATTTTGGTCATCGATGATGATCCCAAGATCAGGAGCATGCTTCAGAGGAGCCTGTCTTACTCCGGTTACCGGGTATTTACTGCGGAAGATGGGATAATGGGGTGGGACATTGCGCAAAAGGAAAAGCCGGATTTGATCATCCTGGATATTATGCTTCCGGAAATGAACGGATATGAGTTCTGCCAGCACTGGAAAAAGTTCATGGATACGCCGGTCCTTATGCTTACGGCCAGGGACGAGGTAAAAGACCGGGTGAGGGGTCTGGACTGCGGGGCCGATGATTACCTGGTCAAACCGTTTGCCCTGGAAGAACTGCTGGCGCGGGTTCGCGCCCTGCTGCGCCGTTTTCGTAAAAACAATGGTCTTCAGTTAAAATTTGGCGACCTGGAAGTGAACCCGGAAACTTATCAAGTCCGCCGCGGCGGGAGAGATATAGAACTGACCGCTAGGGAATTCGAACTGCTGCTCCTGTTTATGAAACACCCCGGCCAGGTGCTGACACGGGAAAAGTTGATGGATTCCGTCTGGGGTTACGGCTACGAAGGTGAATCAAATGTTCTGGAGGTTTATATCGGTTACCTGCGAAGCAAGCTGGAAGAAGCGGGAGAAAAAAGGATCATTCATACCGTGCGCGGTGTGGGATATGTCTTGAAAGAATAG
- a CDS encoding thioesterase → MLSKKFPELRIGLSASVQKLITREDTALNFGSGALKELLATPTLTALMIEASVKAVDPLLPDRYITVGKNVSITHSHPTASGMTVTVTATLKEINRNRLLFQIDAFDELGPIGSGSHERYIVDYDAFMDKVKERCKPLEAKVK, encoded by the coding sequence ATGTTAAGCAAGAAATTTCCGGAATTAAGAATCGGTTTGTCTGCCTCAGTTCAGAAGCTTATCACCAGAGAAGACACGGCTTTGAATTTTGGAAGCGGCGCTTTAAAAGAACTTCTTGCCACACCAACCCTCACCGCCCTCATGATCGAAGCATCCGTTAAAGCTGTGGACCCGCTTCTCCCGGACCGCTATATAACGGTGGGGAAAAACGTCAGCATAACCCATTCCCATCCCACCGCAAGCGGAATGACGGTCACAGTGACCGCAACGCTCAAAGAAATCAATCGCAACCGGCTGCTCTTTCAGATCGATGCTTTCGACGAACTCGGCCCGATCGGCTCCGGAAGCCACGAAAGATACATCGTGGACTATGACGCTTTCATGGACAAGGTTAAGGAAAGGTGCAAGCCTTTGGAAGCCAAAGTAAAATAA
- the thiE gene encoding thiamine phosphate synthase, with translation MPRKKAFPAAGLYCLTSQEHSLGRSNIEVVKEMVEAGVKVIQYREKDKKMREKLNECREIRELTRRAGVVFIVNDDIDLAMLVKADGIHLGQEDIPLAEARKLAGEGMIIGVSTHSPRQAQEAAAGGADYIGVGPLFETKTKKDVCPPVGLEYLDYVVKNIGIPFVAIGGIKEQNVAEVVSRGARCVAMVTEIVGARDIKQKIASIQKLLPAGS, from the coding sequence ATGCCCAGGAAAAAAGCTTTTCCGGCTGCCGGCCTGTACTGCCTGACATCGCAGGAGCATTCGCTCGGCCGGAGCAATATTGAAGTGGTAAAAGAGATGGTGGAAGCCGGCGTAAAGGTCATCCAGTACAGGGAAAAAGACAAGAAGATGAGGGAAAAATTGAACGAGTGCCGAGAGATAAGGGAATTGACGAGAAGGGCCGGGGTGGTTTTTATCGTGAACGATGATATTGACCTCGCCATGCTGGTGAAGGCCGACGGGATACATCTGGGACAGGAAGACATCCCGCTGGCCGAAGCCCGCAAGCTGGCAGGGGAGGGAATGATCATCGGGGTGTCCACCCACTCGCCCCGGCAAGCGCAGGAAGCTGCTGCCGGCGGGGCAGATTATATCGGGGTGGGGCCGCTTTTCGAGACCAAGACGAAGAAGGATGTATGCCCGCCTGTCGGGCTGGAGTATTTGGACTATGTCGTCAAGAACATCGGTATCCCTTTCGTGGCCATCGGAGGCATCAAAGAACAAAACGTCGCCGAGGTCGTAAGCAGAGGGGCCAGGTGCGTGGCCATGGTAACCGAAATAGTGGGCGCAAGGGACATAAAACAAAAAATCGCCAGCATACAAAAATTGCTGCCGGCGGGAAGCTGA
- the thiH gene encoding 2-iminoacetate synthase ThiH gives MSFYQELLKYRDFDYEGFFDSLTDGKLENAAGKEKLTGLDFLTLLSPKAEKHLEPLARKAHWLTVRNFGRTVLLFTPLYISNYCQNQCLYCGFNRANRIKRRKLTLDEVEEEARVIAATGLKHILLLTGDARNVAPVEYIGKCVTILKKYFASIAIEIFALTEDEYRWLVETGVDALTIYQETYNEKLYDRLHLQGPKKDFRFRLDAPERACRAYMRAVNIGALLGLDEWRRDAFLTGLHARYLQDKYPHVEISVSLPRLRPHAGSFQPGCEVSDKNIVQIMAAFRLFMPRAGITISTREKAGFRDNIIRLGVTKMSAGSTTVVGGRTKGEEETGQFEIADHRTVTEMKEAVCRLGYQPVFKDWHPL, from the coding sequence ATGAGTTTTTATCAAGAGCTTTTGAAATACCGCGATTTTGATTATGAGGGTTTTTTTGACAGCCTTACGGATGGAAAGCTGGAAAACGCAGCCGGCAAGGAGAAATTAACCGGCCTCGATTTTCTTACGTTGCTGTCTCCCAAAGCCGAAAAGCATCTTGAGCCGCTGGCCAGGAAAGCCCATTGGCTTACTGTCCGGAATTTCGGCCGGACGGTCTTGCTTTTTACGCCCCTCTACATATCTAATTATTGCCAAAACCAGTGCCTTTACTGCGGTTTTAACAGGGCCAACCGGATAAAAAGGAGGAAGCTTACCCTGGATGAAGTCGAAGAAGAGGCCAGGGTCATCGCGGCGACGGGACTCAAGCATATCCTGTTGCTTACCGGCGACGCCCGGAACGTTGCTCCTGTCGAGTATATCGGGAAATGCGTCACAATACTGAAAAAATACTTTGCGTCCATAGCCATCGAAATCTTTGCACTGACTGAGGATGAATACCGCTGGCTGGTGGAGACGGGCGTCGATGCGCTGACCATATACCAGGAGACATATAACGAGAAGCTCTATGACCGGCTTCATCTTCAGGGACCGAAAAAGGATTTCCGGTTCAGGCTTGATGCTCCTGAGAGGGCTTGCCGGGCTTACATGAGGGCGGTAAATATCGGCGCCTTGCTGGGACTGGACGAGTGGCGGCGGGACGCTTTTTTGACGGGCCTGCATGCCAGGTACCTGCAGGATAAATACCCGCACGTGGAAATCAGCGTTTCCCTGCCCAGGCTGAGGCCTCATGCCGGCAGTTTCCAACCGGGCTGTGAGGTTTCAGACAAAAATATTGTCCAGATAATGGCAGCCTTCAGGTTGTTTATGCCCAGGGCGGGGATAACAATTTCTACCCGGGAAAAGGCCGGTTTCCGAGACAATATCATCAGGCTCGGGGTGACGAAAATGTCCGCCGGCTCGACCACTGTCGTGGGGGGACGCACCAAGGGCGAGGAAGAGACGGGACAGTTTGAAATAGCCGATCACAGGACGGTTACCGAAATGAAAGAAGCGGTTTGCAGGCTGGGTTACCAGCCGGTGTTCAAGGACTGGCACCCGCTGTGA
- the thiS gene encoding sulfur carrier protein ThiS yields MEITVNGKRMPLPGGTALADFLADKENAPDGIVVELNQEIVKREKWTSITLKENDILEILRLVGGG; encoded by the coding sequence GTGGAAATAACAGTAAACGGTAAAAGGATGCCGCTGCCTGGTGGAACCGCGCTTGCCGATTTCCTGGCCGATAAAGAGAACGCGCCGGATGGCATCGTGGTCGAGCTCAACCAGGAAATTGTCAAAAGGGAGAAGTGGACCAGCATAACCTTGAAAGAAAATGATATCCTGGAAATATTAAGGCTTGTGGGAGGAGGTTGA